Part of the Vigna angularis cultivar LongXiaoDou No.4 chromosome 1, ASM1680809v1, whole genome shotgun sequence genome, GGCGAGCGTTGGAGATGACTTGCATAGTTCAATGTGAAACAACTGAGTCACGACCTAGTTGCCGGTTCCGCGTGGCGAACTCAGTAGGTTTAGGGAGGAAGATGCTGCAACGATCGCTATGGGTTCAGGGTTTACGAGACAAGGAGCGAAACCACTTTGGTGGAACGGTCTACACCTTTGTTAACATGGACTTCGCAGATAATTACATGgtcctttcatttttttccttattaAAATATAACGTTCATCATCATATTTTTTCGAAAATCTCTGTATTCTTTTATTGGTTAATTAGGTCActgttattaatatatttacaatGTTAGATATGTTTATCActtggtaatttttttaatatattttttcaaatgacTTGTTAAATTATTGTCCGATAAAtttgctttttttatttattatttttattccatttaatcttattcttttaaaatttaataatttcgTCCTTTTTAAAATCGAAATTAAACTTATActaatacttttattaatttttttgaaaatattaaatttatttaaatttatattttatatttaagtttataaagttgttatttttaaactaattttaacatttatatagaaattattaatatataatgttatacaaaaatttgaaatataaatttataaatctatataaatttatatacaattacttaaaatataaattcaaacaaaataacaatattaaagtttaatgtaataaaatattaatacaaatatatttaaaattttaaaataaattttaaataaagtttaatataaatttaaataagcttaattttttaaaaattattttaaaaagtttcaattttaataaaaataacagtataatattcatatacaaattgaatgttatttaatttgaaaagaattaaattattttatttaaaaataaaatttaaatttaatttaattaaatataacaaatagCCCAAATtgagatttaaataaaaagagacctgaaaattaaaaaaaaaagaagttagaACTAATACGAgacatatatttaatattattaatataaagaaagaacttaattattacatattttaaaaaatagaaccTAACTCGGacctattaaaatataaaaatctaattgaaattttctaacaaatacacaaatcaattaaatattttaattttatttcttttaaccCGCTTGCTTCGCAtccaaaagtaaataaaataaaacttacaataactatgaatattattttttttacacattgtttatcttttgtatttattttatttttattatttgctCTAAGAGGAACTACATGTAATGAATAGTTGATAAGGCACTTTTTATTGTATATAACTgttgaaaaagagaagaatgtATTTATGATAGTGTAGAATAATACCATTCTGATACAAAAAGCTCAATCTGTATTCAACTTTCTTCCCCATATTATGCATGGTAAGTACTCAAGCATAACGTATTGTTGTCATACGAATTCCAGGTGCAGCATCTTGGCGTAAATTTTGAACGATCTGTTATTGTAAATTTTGGAAATTgctttatttattcttttccttTGAGCTTCACTCACCctacttttataaataatatataaactaatttttcaCATACATTAactatcttaaaataatttgttttcaaatttaccGTACCAAAACTAATTACGATAACAATCCGTGATATCAATCGATCATTAAAATTATCTAACCTTTCGACTTGTTTCTAACACTCTTGACGTGATAAttctaaatgaaaatataaaatcaaataaaccaATCGAatctaaataaagaaaaatgggatcaaaattgatttaaaaataatccaATTAAACTCTGAATGTTACACAACGGTTTCTTCTATGAAATTGATGTACGAATTAGCAAGAATAAAAAGTCAGAGGAATGCATctgaaaaaaatagtaataccATTCCACAATGTAGAAATGAGACGGTGAAGTCAATAGCAAAAAGACGACTATTTCTGCTTTTTATGAAATCATGGCTGGGAATAGAGTAATCAAAACTAATAACAATCACTGTCTACCAATCTGCGAGACAGACCTAAAACATGATCAAATAGCatcaaccaaattaaaaaaaagcacTGCGGCAGACAATGCAATCAATCATCAAGTATCAATACATCATCACTACTATTACCTGCAATTTAGAGGGAGAAAAAAGTTCCCCCCCTATTACAGTATAGCATGAAGATATTTATGTCTGTCCAAAAACCAAGAGACAACCAATACCACTCCACATGTTGGTGGTCGAAAAATAACCTGAAGAAACTATCTAGGACAcaacataataattattgttgatGCTGAATTTAATCCAATAATCCTCTGAAATAAACCAATGTGctaactttgattttttttccccTCGTACTGTTCAAGTTGAATCACAAGAATCCAATCATTGAGGAAGAACTGGAGGCGCAATTGAGCGAGTATTATATGAATTGCAATGACCGCATTTATGGCCAAGAATATGGAAGTTAACTTCTGTTGTGTCATTGCAGTCGTTACATAGTATCCAGACCTGCAGGGAAGCCTTCTTAGCCTTTTGGAAGGTAGATGCTTAGTTATATCGAGATATACACGTATAATTGATTTGCATATGAGGATTTTGTGTTATCATTTTAACACATGACATAATTACATGTTAAAATGCCATATATCACGAATATCATACGGGTAAGTTTTCTCATAAACATCaacttcattctttttttttcgaTAGTTTTGCTTAGAGATTTCGCTCCACAGGCATAAAGGACAAAAAATGCACATTCATACTCAAAAGCACCCTCATGGCCAATCAGTGCATTAAGGGAAAGGTTAAATCAAGTAGGTTACTCAAAGCTGAAGATAGAAATAGGTAATTATTATTAGAAGCAATTCAGAGGATGAAACCTTACCTTCCTGTATCGATAATCTTCAGGCATGATAGATGCTTCAATCTAATATCATATGACGATAAAAACATCAGAAAGACATCTTAAGTGAACGGAagcataataatatttttgactAGACAAGTGCACGATGTAAAATCTATAAATCATTTAAAGAGAAACATCCATGTGCTGTGATTTAATCAGCTACCTCTTCATCAATTCTCTTCCACGTCCTGGACATGTCCACCACCGACTTGGAGCATATGGGACAGCAATACCTAAGCCATGTAAAAAAAGCAAGTTCCTTGTTAAGCATATGTCATGCTCATAGACTAAAGAATTTTTCAAAGACTTAAGGATAAGGAACTCACCTATCACGATTTACCATCTCGTGGTAACATTCTTGGTGCATTGTATGACCACATTTCATAACAACCGTGTCTTTCAATGAATCAAATAGATActacacaaaaataataaagtccCAACATTAACAAAGTAATCTAAGGTTTTCAATGGAAAATGAAATCCTCTGTTTGGCAGATACACCAAATCCAGGTAAAAAGGAGGGAAATAAAGCAAGCACCTCATAACAAATGGGGCAGTGATGCCTCATTGAGTTCTCCACACATAAATGATTATCACGCAGACCAATTGAATAACAAGACCCTGTAGAGCATAGTTCATTACTACAGAAGTCCTTACACAACAAAAAGAGCATTGAGCAATGTATTTCCTTTAGCTaacaaaggaagaaaaaaataattccaTTCAATAGCTAATGTGACATGTTATAGGATCAGCAGCCAAATTCATACATATAGAATAATCAACCGTTGAAGAATGCAGGACAAGTCTTTATAAGAGAGGGCGCTCTGTTCAAACTCTACTCTAGTATGAACCAACAAGACGTAAGATCAAGCACAccatcaccaaaacaaaatttagttagTTCTACAGAACGTTTAAAACTGACTAatcacatatttaaaatatatatatatatatatataatacaccCAAAGGGTTGAATATAAAATGTTCCTTTGATATTGATAAACCAAAGGTGTCAAGATTAAACTTTACTAATTACAATTACTTGAATGAGTTAAATCTGATCCAGTATCATCAActtatatattacataaaacAGTGACAGGCTCTAAAATGAATTGAGACTGGTATTAATATATCCATTTTAAAAATGACCAAACTCGGGTGGGGGAGGAATTCAAAAGCAAAGTAAATAAGGTACAAAGGCAGACTTGGTGACAAATGCATACCACACTTCTTGCAGTGGAAAAAATTTTCCCGACCACCAACCCTGTTTCAAATTTCCACTACTTAGTTCATAAGGCACAATTTAGGAAAACTTAATTGTGAATATGACATGACAGAAGGATATACTCAAACACACCTGCAGATCCCGCAATCATCACAATGAAACTGCTGTTTCTCTGTCTGCAAATGCAAATTGATTAAACACTTATTATCATCGTCAGAATCCAAAATCCAGGACCGTACAGCAAGATCAGTCCAAAGTAGAAGTACATcaatcacattcaaaaactaaaaaacaatccaatacTGCCATTTATTAAGTTCGGTAAAGCATTACATCATCATCGAAGAATTTACATATGTTGCAGAAATATTCTCCCATTTTGACGCCACAGTTAGTGCAAACTTGAGCGACCTtcagaagaaaaataagaggTTAAAAAAGTGTGAAAAGGGGGTAAATAAAGTCAGGAGCTTATCACAACCACCCTTctgcaaaaaaaaatcaagaaaataagcAATTGAAGTTTTAAACCGAAATTTGGTTTAAATACATACAGATTGCTCAGTGTCACAAACTGAACAAACAACctgaaacaacaacaaaaaggtGCAAAAAGCGCATTAGTTTCATCATCCCGTATTCATCGCtaagaaataaagaaaacaaatagaaaACACAGTGCAATATGAAATGCAGTGTCATCGTACTTGTTTAACATCTTGGCGAACGAGTTCGTGGCGATCAAATGAATTCTTCGACAAACTCTGAttggaaaaaaaagagagagtcaAAACCCAGTTTATATAAGCGTATAAAGGAAAAACCTTTGAACAAAAGTAGAAGAAAACGAAGGCGAAATACCGCTTCCTCGTTGTGACAGTGACGGCATGAATGGATCTCGTTGCAGCAGGGGGCACGTATCCTGCATCTTCTCCTGTAATGCTTGCACCTATTATCACCACGGttgaaacaaaaaaagttatgaatatgttaaaaatatggaaataaaagagattcaaTAGGCAATAGGAAtagcgaaaaaaaaaatacccgtATTTCATCTTCCCAAAATCAAGACGTTCGTTGACAGAACCTTCCATGAGTTGGTGTTTCCTCTGCGCGAGACAGAGAAAGGGAAGATGAGAGTTTCTTGGTTGGGAATTTATTAGATTATGCCGTGCCGTGATTCCCAAAAGTGAAAGGGTTAAAAATGGAGTAGTCTCTTTCACAAACACGacaccattttcattttttaaatgcaatataataatatgaaacaaatattttctctgCTTCGGTTTTGAGCAGTAATAGATTGTGGCCACCTGggatgagagagagagagagagagggaggggGAGAGGGCAGACAACAAGGGTGGCTTCAACAAGAGAGGATTCCAGAAAACCAACCCAATCGTCACAGATTCTAGGGTTTAGATTTACTCTTTCCCGATCAAAGatcaaggttttttttttcttattcccTATTTGCCCTCTGGCCTCATCCTCTTTTCTCACCAGAATCAACACGTGACGTGCTAGGGTTAATCATGTTCTTCGTGTTATCGAGTCCAGCATTCACAGCCAACTCCAAAATTCCATTAGAATTAGAATGACTTAAATTGATTTCAACGACGAATGGTTGtttatttgttgtttgattttgaaaatacCTAGGCGGTGAGGTACATGCGAGTGTCTGTCCCCAAACCACGAGTATTTCCtatttctttaaattgcaaCGGGGAATTGAAGGCCAGCGGTTGTTTCCGTTTCTGATGATCTTTTTCTGATTCCGGTAGTGGATTGTTGTGGTTACAGCGGAGGCATCACCGTGTTGTGGTAGTTACAGATCTGGTGGGGCTGTCTGGCAGCGACGCTGTCGACATGGCGGCGATAGCGTAAAATACGCACCTGAAGGAGAGAGAATAGACGGGAACAAATTCggaaagataaaagagaaaaaaatctCAACCGTCTATTTAAAAATCTACATCTTAAACGTAAAAACCTTCTCTTGCGACTAATCTAACTATAACTGTTAAGGAAATAAGTATTTTGACAGAAAAAAATTACTGGCACTTTACAActtactttaataatataataatatatatttagattttaagttgaaagtaaaactaaatataattaaaatattattgattttgggttgtgaaatgtatgtttttatttgatgGGTGTTAATGTAATACCACCTAACTTTTAATGCAAAGTATTTCCACTTGTGAGTTTCGAGGGCAATTCCAAATCATTGAAATTCATATTCATAGTATAGATTATTATTTCCTCACTTATTCATAGTATAGGTTATTATTAATGCAAACTTTTAATGCAAagttttatacttaaaattataataaaggaAATTTCAGATCTCGTAATTTCTTTCAAGACTTGCTTGTGACAGAAGTGAAAGCAAATAAACTTAGAAAAAGACATTCATGTGTTAGAATTGTTTATCTCCTTGTATAGTCAGGCTATATCTTTTTCCATGAGTCATGCTATATAAAAAACATTCATCTAAGCTTTATAAtggaaatataaattaatgtttccAAGTTGTAAAGTGCAATTtcaagataataataatttctataaacttttaattttagtttttcttgtacttaaaatattattttctattcttgtTTAATCTGGTATTGGGTGAACAtccttttcatttcttttatagaACGATACGATCGGTTTCTTTTTCCAACCTTATGAGATGTTTATTATTTACATCTAATTtgactttattttaatatacatttttaggATAATACttatcattcattttttttacacatATGATAAATATTGcacacaaaatttttatttaattataaagtttatttaagttaattttttaattttatcatttttatacttaaccaaaatttaattataaaaattatttaatttaattttataattatcataataaaaagtaaacaaacaTATTATGTTTTGACCAAATAGTTAGGAAGTCCTGATTTTTTCtatatgaatgaaaatatgtatacctaagatgaatatgttattggacctaaataaatattttgataaaacttAAGAAATAATTACTTCTGCTTATCAAATATTGAGATCCATGCATGCATTGAGGGGAGTGGAACCGAACCAAGAAACAAAGAACATTGGAAATGTTGTAGGGTTGCATGTTCCCTAGTGattatcattatattaattattaaaagcaTCAATGGCATTGGTCCAAAACAATTGTCATTCTCAGGTTTCTTCGATGATAACAACTAAAGTTGTCTATAGATGACAGCGAGAAAAACGCTTTATCTCCCATTTACATCTATTCATCCATGCAGGCCATTGCTCCACCGCTAAACCATAACCAACACAAACACCATCTTCCTATAATAATCACTCTCAGCACAGATTCATCTTCACATCAATCTTTTCTATTTTCCTCTCTCTGTACTTGTCCTTTTTTTCCACAACCAATTaatcaccaaaaaaaaaaatgggttGTGGAAAATCTAAACTCAGTGCTGTTGCCACCACCTCCCTCCTCAGCAAGAAATCTAGCGTTAATATCAAGGAAACCGATGCAAAATCAGTGGACAAAAGCAATGATGTTAAAGTTGAAAATGTCAATTTGGAAGTTGAAGAGAAGAACAAGGAAAATGTCGAAGACAAGGATGTTGGTGAATCCAACAAAGATTCTGCGATAGCAGAGGTTCAAGAAGATAAGGCATTGGAGAAGAGCCATGAAGCTGAAGAAAACAAGGCACAGGAAACGTTGGTTGCCGAAGAACCAAAAGAGCCTGTGAAGGAGGACAAAGAACAAGAAGTGAAGGATGCTGCTGTTGCTGTTGTAGAAGAGGAACAACAGCCAGAGGAACAACAACCAGAGGAACAACAACCAGAGGAACAACAACCAGAGGAACAACAACCAGAGGAGCAACAACCAGAGGAACAACAACCAAAGGAACAAAAGGgagatgaaaatgagaaaggTTAGAGGATGAATCTTACACATCatgttattgtaaaaaaatataattttttaatttatctttcttCTGTTTATTCCAAAGTTTTTTTATTCTGATGATGCATGACCTCTTCGATTCTGATCATTCTTGTTTACAATATTGTACCTGGCAGAGGATGTCAAGGGAGATGATTTGGTGAAGGAAGAACAAAGCAAAGACACAAAAGAAGAAACCTCGGTCAAGGAAGAGGAAGTTAAGGAAACAAAAGACGAGGAGAAGAATTTGGCTAAGGAGGAAGAGCCTGAAGTTGCAAATGTTTCAACCACAACCTCCTAAGTGAACAGAAAGATTTGAATTTTTGAGCAGGTAGTTAACAAGAATTAGAATATTAATCAGTGAAATGACAACTTGAATTTGATCGAAACATGCTTGTGTTGCAGGCACGAACGAGCCAAACAGAAAAGGATGAAATTGGACGAGAGTTACATCACCTGAATTGATTATTCTGGTTGCATTGCAAGTGCAGGGTGTTTCCGGTTCTATGTTAGACATTTTCTAAAGATGATTAAGATGGAAATAGCTTCAATACGGTGCCCAGTGTTCAATTATGTCTATGGTGATTAGCTTTTGTTCATTTTGTGTTCGTCTTGCATTGGATTTTCCTTTCCTCTGTCCTCTCCCAACATTatactattataatataatacacTCCAAAAGAGTTACTATTTCCTACATCTTCCACCGTTTCATCTTCCCTTCACtttataactttatatataattattacataaaataactTACTTACAActattgtttatattattatgaaaaaaaaatactttgtaTAATTGTCAGAAATTAAACTCAATAGAAAACCTTCCACCGCTGTGTATGATACTCAATTTGTGTACCTAtagtttgttgtttgtttaatCAATGTTTTCAAAAACTCAACCAACATGAATTGCTTAAAGCAATAATCACTGgttttgattaaatattaacaACGACACAgtgtataaatattttcaaattttaaacaaatataatatggTAATTTTATTCCACCTAAAGTTAAAATTGAAGCCTTAAAACGatcaaaataactataaatatttaaattaaatatatatttatatttatattgaattaataaaatataacaatgtCCATTACGATAACAGGTTtacatatacaaaataaattaatataatataacattacatgaaaataagataaaaatatatatcatctGGTATAAATAGCTGAATTTCATGCTTTATTACAAAGTAATGGTTGACGTCAATTTATAAATtctattcaaaatatttttcgctttaaaactattttagattaaactgaaaaataaaaagctaaAATCTTGGTATCACCAGGTTAAATCGATTTTGTACATGATCTTTTATAGGTTGTTCGTCGGtcaatttattatcataaaatttgAAGCAACCCAGATTTCAttaccataaaaaaattatatatgctCATGTAAAggcagtgtttttttttatttgccctgataataaattgaaaaatttggAAAAGATTAATGACTTCTTAAGTAAACAAAcctaagaatattaaaaaatattttttttatgtgactttagtatttatattgtaaaaatgataaattttttatgactTTTCCAAATTACATACATTATTTCTGTTATTCTGAACCATAAacctaaattattattttaagttacTGTTATATAAAAAGGAAgcatttttgaaataaaaatttgaaataaagtaTTGGCTTATGAAGTACGAGCAcggggaaaagaaaaataatcacatataaaatagtaaaaagcaAGATTGTAATTTAATGCGTAATTTATAATTCAGTATGAAGAGAACAAGAATCACAATATAGTTTTAAAGTTGGGCTGAGCAAAGCCTAGAAAGAGTGTGGCCCAAGCCGGCCCAATTCCATGTATGCAAGCGGGAAAATTACGTTTCCCGAATCCCATTATTGGCGCGAAATATTCGGTTCGCTTCCACTTTCTTGGAGCCGCAGATCCCACTATTGAAATCTTACGGTCACAAGGCCTTTAATCACCTAACCCACAATTTTTCTCAACACGCTTTAAAATAAGTATTGCCTCGCTTTCTCTCTCTACTCACGACACTCTTCTTGAAACCCTTGATCTCTACAAAGGTACCAATGGGGAGGCCCTCCAAGACGCAGGTTTCCAACGACACAACCTCCGACGAGGAGGAGGAGGACGTCGCCGCCGACAACCACCAGATCGAAGACGACGAGGAGGAGCTTCAAGCGGTGGCGCAATCCGCAAGCTCCGACGACGACGATAACTCTCCGGACGAAGCCGCCGATGACGACGACGATAATAAACAGGTAATTTTTAATCCTGATGTCTGTGTTTTCGTCTGCGGCGTTCACCGATTTCGTCTTGTGTACTGCATTTTCGTGTTTACTTTTGCGCTAAATTTCTTCACTGCCTTCTTATATTTTCCGTTTCCTACTCCTTTGGATTTCGCTTCCTGAGCTgcatttgttgtttttgtttgtaaCCTGAATTTTGTCTCTTTCACTGTGTGTCTGTTCCTTGAAATGGGGTTTtcatgttgtgttttgttttctttaactgTTTGGTGCTTGTAGGATGAGAGTAATGTTGATCCTGAAGTTAGCAAGCGTGAGAAGGCCAGATTGAAAGAAATGCAAACGTTGAAGAAACAGAAGATTCAGGAGATATTGGATGCTCAAAACGCGACCATTGATGCTGATATGGTGTGTATTGCTTATTCACTGTAAACTACTGAGAtgctatttatttaattttatattatgtagTTAATTTGCTTTATAAGTGAACTATTGTCATATA contains:
- the LOC108323904 gene encoding E3 ubiquitin-protein ligase MIEL1 is translated as MEGSVNERLDFGKMKYGCKHYRRRCRIRAPCCNEIHSCRHCHNEEASLSKNSFDRHELVRQDVKQVVCSVCDTEQSVAQVCTNCGVKMGEYFCNICKFFDDDTEKQQFHCDDCGICRVGGRENFFHCKKCGSCYSIGLRDNHLCVENSMRHHCPICYEYLFDSLKDTVVMKCGHTMHQECYHEMVNRDRYCCPICSKSVVDMSRTWKRIDEEIEASIMPEDYRYRKVWILCNDCNDTTEVNFHILGHKCGHCNSYNTRSIAPPVLPQ
- the LOC108341372 gene encoding FK506-binding protein 4-like produces the protein MGCGKSKLSAVATTSLLSKKSSVNIKETDAKSVDKSNDVKVENVNLEVEEKNKENVEDKDVGESNKDSAIAEVQEDKALEKSHEAEENKAQETLVAEEPKEPVKEDKEQEVKDAAVAVVEEEQQPEEQQPEEQQPEEQQPEEQQPEEQQPEEQQPKEQKGDENEKEDVKGDDLVKEEQSKDTKEETSVKEEEVKETKDEEKNLAKEEEPEVANVSTTTS